One part of the Streptomyces nigra genome encodes these proteins:
- a CDS encoding phytoene/squalene synthase family protein, with product MSRRELDAARITDPALRDAYLRCRTLNARHGRTYFLATRLLPLERRCAVHALYGFARWADDIVDDLDRDRTPAERDVLLRRLESDLAHGLRTGGGDEPVVRAVADTAARYSIDTALFADFMASMRADLTVTDYPTYADLRAYMHGSAAVIGLQMLPVLGTVVPREEAAPHAADLGVAFQLTNFLRDVGEDLDRGRVYLPADLLAAHGVDRPLLEWSRRTGRRDPRIRAAFAAAEALTREVYRAAEPGIAMLEPRVRPCIRTAFTLYGGILDAIAEQDYDVLHRRAVVSVGRRAATAAAGAVRILAARRHTTTRAAHPAPAAGRPAPQTKGQAR from the coding sequence ATGTCCCGTCGTGAACTCGACGCCGCCCGCATCACCGACCCCGCGCTGCGCGACGCCTACCTGCGGTGCCGCACCCTCAACGCCCGCCACGGCCGCACCTACTTCCTCGCCACCCGCCTGCTGCCGCTGGAACGCCGCTGCGCCGTGCACGCCCTGTACGGCTTCGCGCGCTGGGCCGACGACATCGTCGACGACCTCGACCGCGACCGCACCCCCGCCGAACGGGACGTGCTGCTGCGCCGCCTGGAGAGCGACCTCGCGCACGGACTGCGCACCGGAGGCGGCGACGAACCCGTCGTCCGCGCCGTCGCCGACACCGCCGCCCGCTACTCCATCGACACCGCGCTGTTCGCCGACTTCATGGCCTCGATGCGGGCCGACCTGACCGTCACGGACTACCCGACCTACGCCGACCTGCGCGCCTACATGCACGGCTCGGCCGCCGTCATCGGCCTGCAGATGCTGCCGGTGCTCGGCACCGTCGTCCCCCGCGAGGAGGCCGCCCCGCACGCGGCCGACCTCGGGGTCGCCTTCCAGCTCACCAACTTCCTGCGGGACGTGGGCGAGGACCTGGACCGGGGCCGCGTCTATCTGCCGGCCGACCTGCTCGCCGCCCACGGAGTGGACCGGCCCCTGCTGGAGTGGAGCCGCCGCACCGGCCGCCGCGACCCGCGCATCCGCGCCGCGTTCGCCGCCGCCGAGGCCCTGACCCGCGAGGTCTACCGGGCAGCCGAACCGGGCATCGCCATGCTCGAACCCCGTGTACGGCCCTGCATCCGCACCGCGTTCACCCTGTACGGCGGCATCCTCGACGCCATCGCCGAGCAGGACTACGACGTCCTGCACCGCCGCGCGGTCGTCTCCGTCGGCCGCCGCGCGGCCACCGCAGCGGCCGGCGCGGTCCGCATCCTCGCGGCTCGCCGGCACACCACCACCCGCGCCGCGCACCCGGCCCCCGCGGCCGGGCGGCCGGCGCCGCAGACGAAGGGGCAGGCAAGGTGA